A genomic region of Xanthomonas campestris pv. phormiicola contains the following coding sequences:
- a CDS encoding methyl-accepting chemotaxis protein — MNAFLQRYNVGRRLTLAFGLLILLSGLLVGFGLIATSDARRELNDIVNVNIEKMRISNGMLDANSSILIALGTYAMVTSDELNAQAIAAIKQQRQRYGDLRKQLDSLPVSDAGVKLTAEIDRRRDLARRMNDQVMALAGADRYAEAQTLLSEKSRPATLAWQDAIRENVAAQRQQTEIAHVRALQAMNRSRLLLSIGGLLVLLVSSLLAWLITRSLTQPLNRATRIAEAIADGRLDNDVSTQAHDEPGRLLDAMDRMQTQLRRFSSETALMIELHADKDMSHRMPLDFPGVYGDLSKGINSMMFEHLDAIVDAIAVLNEYANGDLRRDARRLPGSRAVLHESMDAAKASLLAINTEIKRLAAAAAAGDFSARGDAQHFQHDFRAMVEGLNAMMEVSDRNLGKLSALLQAIAAGDLSARMHGQFQGVFARMRDDANATADQLTGIVGRIQTAAVSINAAATEIAAGNDDLSRRTEQQAASLEETAASMEELTSTVKQNAEHARQANQLAVGAAGVATQGGAVVGQVVTTMSGIETSSKKIADIISVIDGIAFQTNILALNAAVEAARAGEQGRGFAVVASEVRTLAQRSAGAAKEIKSLIDESVTRVAEGSTLVRQAGQTMTEIVSSVQRVTDIMGEISAASQEQYAGIEQVNQTVTQMDEATQQNAALVEEATAAARTMEDQAGQLSEAVAVFKLDNALVSTPATVAKPSLAVAAPGANARRAPARRSNVPMRAVPGKPASANETQWHEF, encoded by the coding sequence ATGAATGCATTTCTGCAACGCTACAACGTCGGCCGCCGCCTGACCCTGGCCTTCGGCCTCTTGATCCTGCTGTCCGGCTTGCTGGTCGGCTTCGGCCTCATCGCCACGTCCGACGCCCGCAGGGAACTGAACGACATCGTCAACGTGAACATCGAGAAGATGCGCATCAGCAACGGCATGCTCGACGCCAATTCGTCCATCCTGATCGCGTTGGGCACCTATGCGATGGTGACCTCGGACGAACTCAACGCACAAGCCATCGCCGCGATCAAGCAACAGCGGCAACGCTATGGCGATCTGCGCAAGCAGCTCGACAGCCTGCCGGTTTCCGATGCAGGCGTGAAATTGACGGCCGAAATCGACCGTCGCCGCGACTTGGCACGCCGAATGAACGACCAGGTGATGGCATTGGCCGGCGCCGATCGCTATGCCGAAGCGCAAACGTTGCTCAGCGAGAAATCGCGTCCGGCCACGCTGGCCTGGCAAGACGCGATTCGCGAGAACGTCGCCGCGCAGCGACAGCAGACCGAGATCGCCCATGTCAGGGCGCTGCAGGCCATGAACCGGAGCCGGCTGCTGCTCAGCATCGGCGGCCTGCTGGTGCTGCTGGTCAGCAGCCTGCTGGCCTGGCTGATCACCCGCAGCCTGACCCAGCCGCTGAACCGCGCCACCCGCATTGCCGAGGCGATCGCCGACGGGCGCCTGGACAACGACGTCAGCACCCAGGCCCACGACGAGCCCGGCCGCCTGCTCGATGCAATGGATCGCATGCAGACCCAGTTGCGACGCTTCTCCAGCGAAACCGCGCTGATGATCGAACTGCACGCGGACAAGGACATGAGCCACCGCATGCCGCTGGACTTCCCCGGCGTGTATGGCGACTTGAGCAAGGGCATCAACAGCATGATGTTCGAGCACCTGGACGCCATCGTCGATGCGATCGCGGTGCTCAACGAATACGCCAACGGCGACCTGCGCCGCGATGCGCGGCGCCTGCCCGGCAGCCGCGCGGTGCTGCACGAATCGATGGATGCGGCCAAGGCCAGCCTGCTGGCGATCAACACCGAGATCAAGCGCCTGGCCGCGGCCGCCGCCGCGGGCGACTTCAGCGCCCGCGGCGATGCGCAGCACTTCCAGCACGACTTCCGCGCCATGGTGGAAGGCCTCAACGCGATGATGGAGGTCAGCGACCGCAACCTCGGCAAGCTCTCCGCGCTGTTGCAGGCCATCGCCGCCGGCGACCTGAGCGCGCGCATGCACGGCCAGTTCCAGGGCGTGTTCGCCCGGATGCGCGACGACGCCAATGCCACCGCCGACCAGCTGACCGGCATCGTCGGCCGCATCCAGACCGCCGCGGTCAGCATCAATGCCGCGGCCACCGAGATCGCCGCCGGCAACGACGACCTGTCGCGCCGCACAGAACAGCAGGCCGCCAGCCTGGAGGAAACCGCCGCCTCGATGGAAGAGTTGACCTCCACCGTGAAGCAGAACGCCGAGCACGCCCGCCAGGCCAACCAGCTCGCGGTCGGTGCCGCTGGCGTCGCCACCCAGGGCGGCGCCGTGGTCGGCCAGGTGGTCACCACCATGAGCGGCATCGAGACCTCGTCGAAGAAGATCGCCGACATCATCTCGGTCATCGACGGCATCGCCTTCCAGACCAATATCCTGGCGCTCAATGCCGCCGTGGAAGCGGCGCGTGCCGGCGAACAGGGTCGCGGTTTCGCCGTGGTCGCCAGCGAGGTGCGGACGCTGGCCCAGCGCTCGGCCGGCGCGGCCAAGGAGATCAAGAGCCTGATCGACGAGTCGGTGACCCGCGTCGCCGAGGGCTCGACGCTGGTGCGCCAGGCCGGGCAGACCATGACCGAGATCGTGTCCTCGGTGCAGCGGGTCACCGACATCATGGGCGAGATCTCCGCCGCCTCGCAGGAGCAATACGCCGGCATCGAACAGGTCAACCAGACCGTCACCCAGATGGACGAGGCCACCCAGCAGAACGCCGCCCTGGTCGAGGAAGCCACCGCCGCGGCGCGCACGATGGAAGACCAGGCCGGCCAGCTCAGCGAGGCCGTGGCCGTGTTCAAGCTCGACAACGCGCTCGTCTCCACGCCGGCAACCGTGGCCAAGCCCAGCCTTGCGGTCGCCGCGCCAGGGGCGAACGCCAGGCGCGCGCCGGCAAGGCGCAGCAACGTGCCGATGCGCGCGGTGCCAGGCAAGCCGGCGAGCGCCAACGAAACGCAGTGGCACGAGTTCTGA
- a CDS encoding transporter, whose translation MKPIVLASCLTLFGIASLAHAEQEPIATDRPDFVESSLTVGDRRLQVETSVAWERDDGVNGYATPTLFRYGLGPTWELRLETDGWQHNDAPGGDGDISGFADVSLGVKHHLAASDGGGASLAWLLHVDLPSGARRLRGNGARPSLRLVAEWELSDSLSAGVMPGVIWDENEDGHRYAAGIFGVVLGKAWTERSRSFVEVALPQIAKSDDGGSVALLDVGSAWLLSNDVQLDVAYSYGLNDRSPDHALGAGLSFRF comes from the coding sequence ATGAAGCCTATCGTTCTTGCCAGCTGCCTGACCTTGTTCGGCATCGCCAGCCTCGCGCACGCCGAACAGGAGCCGATCGCCACCGATCGCCCGGACTTCGTCGAATCCAGCCTCACGGTCGGCGATCGCCGCCTGCAAGTGGAGACCAGCGTCGCCTGGGAGCGCGACGACGGCGTCAACGGCTATGCCACGCCCACCCTGTTCCGCTACGGCCTCGGTCCGACCTGGGAACTGCGCCTGGAAACCGACGGCTGGCAGCACAACGACGCGCCCGGCGGCGACGGCGACATCTCCGGCTTCGCCGATGTCTCGCTCGGGGTCAAGCATCACCTGGCCGCTTCCGACGGCGGCGGCGCCTCGCTGGCGTGGCTGTTGCACGTGGATCTCCCCAGCGGCGCACGCCGCCTGCGCGGCAACGGCGCACGGCCCTCGTTGCGGCTGGTCGCCGAATGGGAGCTCAGCGACAGCCTTTCCGCCGGGGTGATGCCCGGCGTGATCTGGGACGAGAACGAGGACGGCCACCGCTATGCGGCCGGCATCTTCGGCGTGGTGCTCGGCAAGGCATGGACCGAACGCAGCCGTTCGTTCGTCGAGGTGGCGCTGCCGCAGATCGCGAAAAGCGACGACGGCGGCAGCGTCGCCCTGCTCGATGTCGGCTCGGCCTGGCTGCTGAGCAACGACGTGCAACTGGATGTGGCCTACAGCTACGGCCTCAACGACCGTTCGCCGGATCACGCGCTGGGCGCGGGTTTGTCTTTTCGTTTCTGA
- a CDS encoding methyl-accepting chemotaxis protein produces the protein MKIMHMLAILVLVAVLALLALGGVGYSAQQGLLGAVAVQVTSSDALRNHMQADMMHDALRGDVTTALLAASRQDEAGIKAAHASLDEHAAEFRKSLADNRKLPLDPALRRELDAVAPALQGYIAAANRVVSLVERQADTAAAYAAFTESFEQLETRMGSISDRIATLNEANRSAAEHYSRRMTWQQAGAVALAILCLGLAAGWILRSVSRLLGGEPRVAMDAARHIAEGRLDQPIPVAARHAHSLMAALARMQRELRERTERERNVAAENLRIRTALDNASTGMYIADPDLTIVYANGALQKLLHTYADDIHACAPAFTRASPLLGQPVSLLEVGNAQDAEIYQQLDRQGVAQREVRYRDACIAQEVSAIRNEVGAHVGFVCEWRDRTTEARVEVDVAEVVRSAAAGDLSKRIDSDGKQGFFLLLAQQLNGLLDANAGSIAEVSRLLSALADGDLSARMHGQFHGVFATMRDDANATAETLASIVGRIQQAAGNINTAASEIAAGNDDLSRRTEQQAASLEETAASMEELTSTVKQNAEHARQANQLAVGAAAVAAQGGAVVGQVVTTMSGIETSSKKIADIISVIDGIAFQTNILALNAAVEAARAGEQGRGFAVVASEVRTLAQRSAGAAKEIKRLIDESVTRVAEGSVLVDRAGQTMQEIVSSVQRVTDIMGEISSASQEQSAGIEQVNQTVTQMDEATQQNAALVEEATAAARAMEEQAGQLSEAVAIFRLDASVPGTAAPSRTMAAAKTQTKRPPLAGGARKPAMRAIPGDRTAANTATETEWQEF, from the coding sequence ATGAAGATCATGCACATGCTCGCGATCCTGGTGCTGGTGGCGGTGCTGGCACTGCTGGCGCTGGGCGGCGTCGGCTACAGCGCGCAGCAGGGATTGCTCGGCGCGGTCGCCGTACAGGTCACCTCGTCCGATGCGCTGCGCAACCACATGCAGGCGGACATGATGCACGACGCCTTGCGTGGCGACGTGACCACCGCGTTGCTGGCCGCCTCGCGCCAGGACGAGGCCGGGATCAAGGCCGCGCACGCCTCGCTCGACGAGCACGCCGCGGAGTTCCGCAAGTCGCTGGCCGACAACCGCAAGCTGCCGCTGGATCCTGCCTTGCGCCGCGAGCTGGATGCCGTCGCGCCTGCATTGCAGGGCTACATCGCTGCGGCGAACCGGGTCGTGAGCCTGGTCGAAAGGCAGGCGGACACCGCCGCCGCGTATGCCGCCTTCACCGAGAGTTTCGAGCAGCTCGAGACCCGCATGGGCTCGATCAGCGACCGCATCGCGACGCTGAACGAAGCCAATCGCAGCGCGGCCGAACACTACAGCCGCCGCATGACCTGGCAGCAGGCCGGCGCCGTGGCCTTGGCGATCCTGTGCCTGGGACTGGCCGCCGGCTGGATCCTGCGCTCGGTGTCGCGCCTGCTCGGCGGCGAACCGCGCGTGGCGATGGACGCCGCCCGGCACATCGCCGAGGGGCGCCTGGACCAGCCGATTCCGGTCGCCGCCAGGCACGCGCACAGCCTGATGGCGGCACTGGCGCGGATGCAGCGCGAACTGCGCGAGCGAACCGAACGCGAGCGCAACGTCGCCGCCGAGAACCTGCGCATCCGCACCGCGCTGGACAACGCCTCGACCGGCATGTACATCGCCGATCCCGACCTGACCATCGTCTACGCCAACGGCGCGCTGCAGAAACTGCTGCACACCTACGCCGACGACATCCACGCCTGCGCGCCGGCCTTCACCCGTGCCAGCCCGCTGCTCGGCCAGCCGGTATCGTTGCTGGAAGTGGGCAACGCGCAGGACGCGGAGATCTACCAGCAACTCGACCGCCAAGGCGTCGCCCAGCGCGAGGTGCGTTACCGCGATGCCTGCATCGCGCAGGAGGTTTCCGCGATCCGCAACGAGGTCGGCGCCCATGTCGGCTTCGTCTGCGAATGGCGCGACCGCACCACCGAGGCCAGGGTCGAAGTGGATGTGGCCGAGGTGGTGCGCAGCGCCGCCGCCGGCGACCTGTCCAAGCGCATCGACAGCGACGGCAAGCAGGGCTTCTTCCTGTTGCTGGCGCAGCAGCTCAACGGGTTGCTCGATGCCAACGCGGGCAGCATCGCCGAAGTATCGCGCCTGCTCAGCGCACTGGCCGACGGCGACCTGAGCGCGCGCATGCACGGCCAGTTCCACGGCGTGTTCGCGACCATGCGCGACGACGCCAACGCGACCGCCGAAACGCTCGCCAGCATCGTCGGCCGCATCCAGCAGGCCGCCGGAAACATCAACACCGCCGCCAGCGAGATCGCCGCCGGCAACGACGACCTGTCGCGCCGCACCGAACAGCAGGCCGCCAGCCTTGAGGAAACCGCGGCCTCGATGGAAGAGTTGACCTCCACCGTGAAGCAGAACGCCGAACACGCCCGCCAGGCCAACCAGCTCGCGGTCGGCGCCGCCGCGGTCGCCGCGCAGGGCGGCGCCGTGGTCGGCCAGGTCGTCACCACGATGAGCGGCATCGAGACCTCGTCGAAGAAGATCGCCGACATCATCTCGGTCATCGACGGCATCGCCTTCCAGACCAACATCCTGGCGCTCAATGCCGCGGTGGAAGCCGCACGCGCCGGCGAACAGGGCCGCGGTTTCGCCGTGGTCGCCAGCGAGGTGCGGACGCTGGCCCAACGCTCGGCCGGCGCGGCCAAGGAGATCAAGCGCCTGATCGACGAGTCGGTGACCCGCGTCGCCGAAGGCTCGGTACTGGTCGATCGCGCCGGCCAGACCATGCAGGAGATCGTGTCCTCGGTGCAGCGCGTCACCGACATCATGGGCGAGATCTCCTCCGCCTCGCAGGAGCAGTCCGCCGGCATCGAGCAGGTCAACCAGACCGTCACCCAGATGGACGAGGCCACCCAGCAGAACGCCGCCCTGGTCGAGGAAGCCACCGCCGCGGCGCGCGCGATGGAAGAACAGGCCGGCCAGCTCAGCGAGGCCGTCGCGATCTTCAGGCTCGACGCCAGCGTGCCGGGCACGGCAGCACCGAGCCGCACAATGGCTGCAGCGAAGACGCAAACGAAGCGGCCTCCGCTGGCGGGCGGAGCGCGCAAACCAGCCATGCGTGCGATCCCCGGCGATCGCACCGCCGCGAATACGGCGACCGAGACCGAATGGCAGGAGTTCTGA
- a CDS encoding methyl-accepting chemotaxis protein has translation MNSFLQRYNVGRRLAGAFGLLILLSGLLVAAGLVAMSSARKELDSIVKVNVEKMRISNGMLDANSSILIALGTYAMVTSEQLNAEAIAKIKQERQRYSDLRKQLDSLPASGAGLKIRAEIDRRRETARSLNDQVMALAGANRNAEAQAFLSEKSRPATLAWQDKIRENVTLQEQQTKSAYAAAVEAMNRGKLLLAIGGIAVLLVSSLLAWLITGSLTQPLNRATRAAEAIADGRLDNDVSTQARDEPGRLLNAMEKMQTQLQRFSRETSQMIELHADKDISHRMPLDFPGVYGDLSKGINTMMFEHLDAIVDAIAVLNEYANGDLRRDARRLPGSRAVLHESMDAAKASLLAINTEIKRLAAAAAAGDFSARGDAQHFQHDFRAMVEGLNAMMEVSDRNLGKLSALLQSIAAGDLTARMHGEFHGVFARMRDDANATADQLTGIVGRIQTAAVSINAAATEIAAGNDDLSRRTEQQAASLEETAASMEELTSTVKQNAEHARQANQLAVGAAGVATQGGEVVGQVVTTMSGIEASSKKIADIISVIDGIAFQTNILALNAAVEAARAGDQGRGFAVVASEVRTLAQRSAGAAKEIKGLIDDSVARVSEGSALVDQAGRTMQEIVSSVQRVTDIMGEISAASQEQYAGIEQVNQTVTQMDETTQQNAALVEEATAAARAMEDQAGQLTAAVAVFKLDDAAAATRRPTVSAPEVAAMVKAQVASATRAVRNAPKRAAGGGGDASWHEF, from the coding sequence ATGAATTCGTTCCTGCAACGCTACAACGTCGGGCGCCGCCTGGCCGGCGCCTTCGGCCTGCTGATCCTGCTCTCCGGGCTGCTGGTCGCGGCCGGATTGGTCGCCATGTCCAGTGCCCGCAAGGAACTCGACAGCATCGTCAAAGTGAACGTGGAGAAGATGCGCATCAGCAATGGCATGCTCGACGCGAACTCGTCCATCCTGATCGCTCTAGGCACCTACGCAATGGTGACATCGGAGCAACTCAACGCCGAAGCCATCGCCAAGATCAAACAGGAGCGGCAACGCTACAGCGACCTGCGCAAGCAACTGGACAGCTTGCCGGCCTCGGGCGCCGGGCTGAAGATCCGGGCAGAAATCGATCGGCGCCGCGAGACCGCTCGCAGCCTGAACGACCAGGTGATGGCACTGGCCGGCGCCAATCGCAACGCCGAAGCGCAAGCGTTCCTCAGCGAGAAGTCCCGCCCTGCCACGCTGGCCTGGCAGGACAAGATTCGCGAGAACGTGACCCTGCAGGAGCAGCAGACCAAGTCCGCCTACGCCGCGGCGGTGGAAGCAATGAATCGCGGCAAGCTGCTGCTTGCCATTGGTGGCATCGCGGTGCTGCTGGTCAGCAGCCTGCTAGCCTGGCTGATCACCGGCAGCCTGACCCAGCCGCTGAACCGCGCCACCCGCGCCGCCGAGGCGATCGCCGACGGCCGCCTGGACAACGACGTCAGCACCCAGGCCCGCGACGAGCCCGGCCGCCTGCTCAACGCGATGGAGAAAATGCAAACGCAGTTGCAGCGCTTCTCCCGCGAGACTTCGCAAATGATCGAGCTGCATGCCGACAAGGACATCAGCCACCGCATGCCGCTGGACTTCCCCGGCGTGTATGGCGACTTGAGCAAGGGCATCAACACCATGATGTTCGAGCACCTGGACGCCATCGTCGATGCGATCGCGGTGCTCAACGAATACGCCAACGGCGACCTGCGCCGCGATGCGCGGCGCCTGCCCGGCAGCCGCGCGGTGCTGCACGAATCGATGGACGCGGCCAAGGCCAGCCTGCTGGCGATCAACACCGAGATCAAGCGCCTGGCCGCGGCCGCCGCCGCGGGCGACTTCAGCGCCCGCGGCGATGCGCAGCACTTCCAGCACGACTTCCGCGCCATGGTGGAAGGCCTCAACGCGATGATGGAGGTCAGCGACCGCAACCTCGGCAAGCTCTCCGCGCTGTTGCAGTCCATCGCTGCCGGCGACCTGACCGCGCGCATGCACGGCGAGTTCCATGGCGTGTTCGCCCGGATGCGCGACGATGCCAATGCCACCGCCGACCAGCTGACCGGCATCGTCGGCCGCATCCAGACCGCCGCGGTCAGCATCAATGCCGCGGCCACCGAGATCGCCGCCGGCAACGACGACCTGTCGCGCCGCACCGAACAGCAGGCCGCCAGCCTGGAGGAAACCGCGGCCTCGATGGAAGAGTTGACCTCCACCGTGAAGCAGAACGCCGAGCACGCCCGCCAGGCCAACCAGCTCGCGGTCGGTGCCGCTGGCGTCGCCACCCAGGGCGGCGAGGTGGTCGGCCAGGTGGTCACCACCATGAGCGGCATCGAAGCCTCATCGAAGAAGATCGCCGACATCATCAGCGTCATCGACGGCATCGCCTTCCAGACCAACATCCTGGCGCTCAACGCCGCGGTGGAGGCGGCGCGTGCCGGCGACCAGGGCCGCGGTTTCGCCGTGGTCGCCAGCGAGGTGCGGACGCTGGCCCAGCGCTCGGCCGGTGCGGCCAAGGAGATCAAGGGGCTGATCGACGATTCGGTCGCCCGCGTCAGCGAAGGCTCGGCTCTGGTCGACCAGGCCGGCCGCACCATGCAGGAGATCGTGTCCTCGGTGCAGCGGGTCACCGACATCATGGGCGAGATCTCCGCCGCCTCGCAGGAGCAGTACGCCGGCATCGAGCAGGTCAACCAGACCGTGACCCAGATGGACGAAACCACCCAGCAGAACGCCGCGCTGGTCGAGGAAGCCACGGCCGCAGCACGCGCGATGGAAGACCAGGCCGGCCAGCTCACCGCAGCGGTGGCGGTGTTCAAGCTCGACGACGCTGCCGCGGCGACGCGCCGCCCCACGGTCAGCGCGCCGGAGGTGGCCGCGATGGTCAAGGCACAGGTAGCCTCCGCGACGCGCGCCGTGCGCAATGCGCCCAAGCGCGCCGCCGGCGGTGGCGGCGACGCCAGCTGGCACGAGTTCTGA
- a CDS encoding methyl-accepting chemotaxis protein, giving the protein MKSKNPTISTQLAIGFGSVVLIMLVVGAISLNSQAKLNSAMELNKQTFKVLATSELMQTNALNVQTSTRGYLLSSKKEYLQPFALGQAGFEKSFDEAKRLTQDNQRQQARLAQLQTAYRELLQIENKIIAVREGSDSQQQVLTAFAQDRDRKTMHAIRSVLGAFADEEKGLLVQRSQQLEKVRTQGKWSVLIGSLIAVLVAVGMGLVIRRQLVKRMGQAISVADAIASGNLGNAIDTKSRDETGRLLMSMDKMQSQLQAVLAAQTEMARRHDAGQISYRMDAKAFPGQYGRMVHDSNELAGSHIAVKLRLAQIMGRYAIGDFSEDMDRLPGEKAMLTETMDTVKQNLTAMNREIGQLASAAAAGDFSVRGDAERFQYDFRAMVDNLNQLMATADGNLQSLSALLQSIAAGDLTARMHGQFQGVFAAMRDDANATAEQLATIVSRIQTAASSINSAASEIATGNDDLSRRTEQQAASLEETAASMEELTSTVKQNAEHARQANQLAVGAAAVASQGGAVVGQVVTTMSGIETSSKKIADIISVIDGIAFQTNILALNAAVEAARAGEQGRGFAVVASEVRTLAQRSAGAAKEIKHLIDDSVDQVSNGSALVRQAGQTMSEIVSSVQRVTDIMGEISAASQEQSAGIEQVNQTVTQMDEATQQNAALVEEATAAARAMEDQARQLTETVAVFKIDDAPATTAPASRRQAVSAPAVAAVVKAQESAAARAVHNAAPKRAVGAGAGAADTSWHEF; this is encoded by the coding sequence ATGAAATCCAAGAATCCGACCATCTCCACGCAGCTGGCCATCGGCTTCGGCTCGGTCGTGCTGATCATGCTCGTCGTTGGTGCCATCAGCTTGAACAGCCAGGCCAAATTGAACAGTGCGATGGAACTGAACAAGCAGACATTCAAGGTGCTCGCCACCAGCGAACTGATGCAGACAAATGCACTAAACGTGCAAACCAGTACCCGCGGCTACCTGCTATCCAGTAAAAAAGAATACCTACAACCATTCGCTCTCGGCCAGGCCGGCTTCGAGAAGAGCTTTGACGAGGCCAAGCGCCTGACCCAGGACAACCAGCGGCAGCAGGCGCGCCTGGCGCAGCTGCAAACTGCGTATCGGGAATTGCTGCAGATCGAGAACAAGATCATCGCCGTGCGCGAGGGTTCCGACAGCCAGCAACAGGTGTTGACCGCGTTCGCACAGGACCGCGACCGCAAGACGATGCATGCGATCCGCTCGGTGCTGGGCGCATTTGCCGATGAGGAAAAGGGTCTGCTGGTGCAGCGCAGCCAACAACTTGAAAAAGTGCGTACGCAGGGCAAGTGGTCGGTGCTGATCGGCAGCCTGATCGCGGTGCTGGTCGCAGTGGGCATGGGCTTGGTGATCCGCCGCCAGTTGGTCAAGCGCATGGGCCAGGCCATCTCGGTCGCCGATGCCATCGCCTCGGGCAACCTCGGCAATGCCATCGATACCAAGTCGCGCGACGAAACCGGCCGCCTGCTGATGAGCATGGACAAGATGCAGAGCCAGTTGCAGGCGGTGCTCGCGGCGCAGACCGAGATGGCGCGGCGCCATGATGCCGGCCAGATCAGCTACCGGATGGACGCCAAGGCATTCCCCGGGCAATACGGCCGCATGGTGCACGACAGCAACGAGCTGGCCGGCTCGCACATCGCCGTGAAGCTGCGCCTGGCGCAGATCATGGGCCGCTATGCGATCGGCGACTTCAGCGAGGACATGGACCGCCTGCCCGGCGAAAAAGCAATGCTGACCGAGACCATGGACACGGTCAAGCAGAACCTGACCGCGATGAACCGCGAGATCGGCCAGCTCGCCTCCGCCGCCGCGGCCGGCGACTTCAGCGTGCGCGGCGATGCCGAGCGCTTCCAGTACGACTTCCGCGCCATGGTCGACAATCTCAACCAGCTGATGGCCACCGCCGACGGCAACCTGCAATCCCTGTCCGCGCTGCTGCAGTCCATTGCCGCCGGCGACCTGACCGCGCGCATGCACGGCCAGTTCCAGGGCGTGTTCGCCGCCATGCGCGACGACGCCAACGCCACCGCCGAGCAACTGGCTACGATCGTCAGCCGCATCCAGACCGCGGCGTCGAGCATCAACAGCGCCGCCTCGGAAATCGCCACCGGCAACGACGATCTATCGCGGCGTACCGAACAGCAGGCCGCCAGTCTCGAGGAAACCGCGGCCTCGATGGAGGAACTGACCTCCACGGTGAAGCAGAACGCCGAGCACGCGCGCCAGGCCAACCAGCTCGCGGTCGGCGCCGCCGCCGTCGCCTCGCAGGGCGGCGCGGTGGTCGGCCAGGTGGTGACCACGATGAGCGGCATCGAGACCTCGTCGAAGAAGATCGCCGACATCATCTCGGTCATCGACGGCATCGCCTTCCAGACCAACATCCTGGCGCTCAACGCCGCGGTGGAAGCCGCGCGCGCCGGCGAACAGGGCCGCGGCTTCGCCGTGGTCGCCAGCGAGGTGCGGACGCTGGCCCAGCGCTCGGCCGGCGCGGCCAAGGAGATCAAGCACCTGATCGACGACTCCGTCGACCAGGTGTCCAACGGTTCGGCGCTGGTACGCCAGGCCGGCCAGACCATGAGCGAGATCGTGTCATCGGTGCAACGCGTGACCGACATCATGGGCGAGATCTCCGCCGCCTCGCAGGAACAGTCCGCCGGCATCGAACAGGTCAACCAGACGGTGACCCAGATGGACGAAGCCACCCAGCAGAATGCCGCGCTGGTGGAAGAAGCCACGGCCGCGGCACGCGCGATGGAAGACCAGGCGCGCCAGCTCACCGAAACCGTCGCGGTGTTCAAGATCGACGACGCTCCCGCGACGACGGCGCCGGCCAGCCGGCGCCAGGCGGTCAGTGCACCGGCCGTGGCCGCAGTGGTCAAGGCGCAGGAGTCGGCGGCGGCCCGCGCCGTGCACAACGCCGCACCCAAGCGTGCGGTCGGTGCCGGCGCTGGTGCGGCCGATACCAGCTGGCACGAATTCTAA